From one Thermococcus sp. genomic stretch:
- a CDS encoding DUF211 domain-containing protein: protein MARGIRLLVLDVLKPHQPIVTELALGLSELEGVEGVNITLVEIDKETENIKITMVGDDLDYDEIVRTIEEFGGVVHSIDMVAAGKKIVEEGETPQDKLEE from the coding sequence ATGGCCAGAGGCATAAGATTGTTGGTTTTGGACGTTCTTAAACCACACCAGCCGATCGTTACGGAGCTGGCGCTTGGACTCAGCGAACTTGAAGGGGTTGAGGGTGTCAACATAACTCTCGTTGAGATCGATAAAGAAACCGAGAACATCAAGATAACGATGGTCGGCGATGACCTCGACTACGACGAGATAGTAAGAACAATAGAGGAATTCGGTGGCGTTGTTCACAGCATAGATATGGTGGCCGCCGGGAAGAAGATCGTCGAAGAGGGCGAAACTCCCCAGGACAAGCTGGAGGAGTAA
- a CDS encoding CoA-binding protein gives MEAPKLDFLFYPKSVAVIGASNVPGKVGNAIMRSITLRFNGKVYAVNVRGGEIEIHGKSFRVYRSVQEVPGEIDVAVIAVPARFVPDVIDECGRKGVKAAVVISAGFKEAGRAELEEELVRRARKWGIRLVGPNCLGVTNLENGFDCNFNPPERQARPSFGKVAFMSQSGAFGAAILDWAASHKIGMSKFISLGNMADLDESDFMAYLGDDSKTGVITGYIEGVKDGRKFFNTAKEVILKKPVVVLKSGRTEAGAKAAASHTGSLAGSFKIYKAAFEQTGVLSAKNMRQLFNYAKALAMQKPAKGNRVAIVTNGGGAGVMMSDGLLEKGMKLAELSEETNERFRKDIEEGKLPRHMSYRNPIDVIGDAPSSRYEIAMRYALEDPNVDVLAVIALFQSPALDGGIVEAMERMGAYGKPIVFVAPGGAYPHKMARNIELKGVPVYETVEDGVDAVYALVRYGEWLMENGKL, from the coding sequence ATGGAGGCTCCAAAGCTCGATTTCCTGTTTTATCCAAAAAGCGTTGCCGTCATCGGGGCGTCAAACGTCCCCGGAAAGGTTGGAAACGCGATAATGCGCTCGATAACGCTCCGTTTCAATGGAAAGGTCTACGCCGTCAACGTTAGGGGTGGCGAGATAGAAATCCACGGAAAGAGTTTTCGGGTTTACCGGAGCGTTCAGGAGGTGCCCGGTGAGATCGACGTTGCGGTAATAGCGGTCCCGGCCCGGTTCGTACCCGACGTCATAGACGAGTGCGGTAGAAAGGGTGTCAAGGCGGCGGTCGTCATCTCCGCCGGTTTTAAGGAGGCTGGAAGGGCCGAGCTTGAGGAGGAGCTCGTCAGACGCGCCAGGAAGTGGGGAATAAGGCTCGTTGGTCCGAACTGTCTCGGTGTCACCAACCTCGAGAACGGCTTTGACTGTAACTTCAACCCGCCGGAGAGGCAGGCTAGACCCTCCTTCGGAAAGGTCGCCTTCATGAGCCAGAGCGGTGCCTTCGGTGCTGCAATCCTCGACTGGGCCGCCAGCCACAAGATAGGCATGAGCAAGTTCATCAGCCTCGGCAACATGGCCGATCTGGACGAGAGCGACTTCATGGCCTACCTCGGTGATGACTCGAAGACAGGTGTCATCACCGGCTACATAGAGGGCGTCAAGGACGGGAGGAAGTTCTTCAACACGGCAAAGGAGGTCATCCTCAAGAAGCCCGTTGTGGTGCTCAAGAGCGGGAGGACCGAGGCCGGAGCGAAGGCCGCCGCTTCCCACACAGGTTCACTCGCCGGTTCCTTCAAAATATACAAGGCCGCTTTCGAGCAGACCGGCGTTCTGAGCGCCAAGAACATGCGCCAGCTCTTCAACTACGCGAAGGCCCTGGCTATGCAGAAGCCTGCGAAGGGCAACAGGGTCGCGATAGTTACCAACGGCGGTGGGGCGGGAGTCATGATGAGCGACGGCCTGCTTGAGAAGGGCATGAAACTCGCGGAGCTGAGCGAGGAAACCAACGAACGCTTTAGGAAAGACATCGAGGAGGGCAAGCTCCCGCGCCACATGAGCTACAGGAACCCGATAGATGTAATAGGCGACGCTCCATCCAGCCGCTACGAGATAGCCATGCGCTACGCCCTAGAAGATCCGAACGTCGACGTCCTCGCTGTCATAGCGCTCTTCCAGAGCCCGGCCCTTGACGGGGGAATCGTTGAGGCCATGGAGAGAATGGGGGCCTACGGCAAGCCAATAGTTTTCGTTGCCCCTGGCGGAGCTTACCCGCACAAGATGGCCAGGAACATCGAGCTCAAGGGCGTTCCCGTCTACGAGACCGTTGAAGACGGTGTCGACGCGGTTTACGCCCTCGTCCGCTACGGGGAGTGGCTGATGGAGAACGGGAAGCTCTGA
- a CDS encoding winged helix-turn-helix domain-containing protein — translation MSKVKVVTDPEVIKLMLESTRRQILSLLRSKEMTISQLSEILGKTPQTIYHHIEKLKEAGLVEVKRTEMKGNLIEKYYGRTADAFYINLYLGDEELRYFARSRLKTKLGIFRALGYEFDDEKLLDIMDRLLKKEHEYKTQISREIEENEERLRDASDEDIIHAIEWLSMARMARDEEFRKLMEELGKTLKK, via the coding sequence ATGTCGAAGGTTAAGGTCGTTACCGATCCGGAAGTCATAAAATTAATGCTTGAGAGCACAAGGAGGCAGATACTCAGCCTGCTTCGTAGCAAGGAAATGACGATTTCACAGTTGAGTGAGATACTTGGTAAGACCCCACAGACTATATACCACCACATAGAGAAGCTCAAGGAGGCCGGCCTCGTAGAGGTAAAGAGAACCGAGATGAAGGGCAACCTCATCGAGAAATATTACGGAAGGACCGCAGACGCGTTCTACATAAACCTCTACCTCGGCGACGAGGAGCTCCGCTACTTCGCCCGCTCAAGGCTCAAGACCAAACTTGGAATATTCAGGGCCCTAGGGTATGAGTTCGACGATGAGAAGCTCCTGGACATCATGGACAGGCTCCTGAAGAAGGAACACGAGTACAAGACCCAGATAAGCCGGGAGATAGAAGAAAACGAGGAGAGACTCAGGGACGCCTCAGATGAGGACATAATACACGCCATAGAATGGCTCTCGATGGCCCGTATGGCGAGGGATGAGGAATTCAGAAAATTGATGGAGGAACTCGGCAAAACCCTTAAAAAGTGA
- a CDS encoding transcriptional regulator, which yields MREVLIITDPQVVKVLSEETRFGILKLLREHPMTVNELSHALGKERTTIYRHIKALENAGLIEEFDNQRNEKVYARTARMFLIKAEPDESVEKFREAYLQVEAEKLVMILEKAGFKISNRAKLVKVAKEVLNEIELNSQPVLKRISQADVELTEIELFHLLNMLVFMQSCKLCERARRTRELIEL from the coding sequence GTGAGAGAGGTTCTCATCATAACAGACCCCCAGGTAGTTAAGGTGCTCTCCGAGGAAACCCGCTTTGGGATATTGAAGCTTCTGAGGGAGCACCCCATGACGGTCAACGAGCTCAGCCACGCCCTTGGAAAAGAGAGAACAACGATATACCGGCACATTAAAGCACTCGAAAACGCGGGGCTAATTGAGGAATTTGACAACCAGAGGAACGAGAAGGTTTACGCAAGAACCGCGAGGATGTTCTTGATAAAGGCAGAGCCCGACGAGAGCGTGGAGAAGTTCCGAGAGGCCTATCTGCAGGTCGAGGCCGAGAAGCTCGTCATGATACTTGAAAAAGCGGGGTTCAAAATAAGCAACAGGGCCAAGCTTGTGAAGGTTGCCAAGGAAGTCCTCAACGAAATAGAACTCAACTCACAGCCAGTTCTCAAAAGGATCTCCCAGGCGGACGTTGAACTCACCGAGATAGAGTTATTCCATCTCCTCAACATGCTGGTGTTCATGCAGAGCTGCAAACTCTGTGAACGGGCCCGGAGAACCAGAGAACTGATAGAACTATGA